A region of Streptomyces sp. WMMC500 DNA encodes the following proteins:
- the hydA gene encoding dihydropyrimidinase — protein sequence MSRTVITGGLVITAADEIHADVLVEHGRVTALAAHGSDAAAGWRAGAATLDATGKYVIPGGVDAHTHMELPFGGTFASDTFETGTRAAAWGGTTTIVDFAVQKQGSALREGLDAWHAKADAQCSIDYAFHMILSDVNEHTLKEMDGLVEEGVTSFKLFMAYPGVFYSDDGQILRAMQRAAGNGGLIMMHAENGIAIDVLVEQALKAGRTDPRHHGEVRRVLLEAEATHRAIQLARVAGSPLYVVHVSAEEAVAELAQARDAGLPVFGETCPQYLFLSTDNLAEPDFEGAKYVCSTPLRPREHQAALWRGLRTDDLQVVSTDHCPFCFTDQKELGRGDFSKIPNGLPGVENRMDLLHQAVLDGHLTRRRWIDIACAAPARMFGLYPRKGTIAPGSDADIVIYDPGARQTLSAATHHMNVDYSAYEGKEITGRVETVLSRGETVLDGREFTGHAGHGQYIPRGTCQFL from the coding sequence GTGAGCCGTACAGTCATCACCGGCGGGCTGGTCATCACCGCCGCCGACGAGATCCACGCCGACGTGCTCGTCGAGCACGGCCGCGTCACCGCCCTGGCAGCGCACGGCAGCGACGCCGCCGCCGGCTGGCGCGCCGGGGCCGCCACGCTCGACGCCACCGGCAAGTACGTCATCCCGGGCGGGGTCGACGCGCACACCCACATGGAGCTGCCCTTCGGCGGTACGTTCGCCTCCGACACGTTCGAGACGGGCACCCGCGCCGCCGCCTGGGGCGGCACGACGACCATCGTCGACTTCGCCGTCCAGAAGCAGGGCAGCGCGCTGCGCGAGGGCCTGGACGCCTGGCACGCCAAGGCCGACGCCCAGTGCAGCATCGACTACGCCTTCCACATGATCCTCTCCGACGTCAACGAGCACACGCTCAAGGAGATGGACGGGCTGGTCGAGGAGGGCGTGACCTCCTTCAAGCTGTTCATGGCCTACCCCGGCGTCTTCTACAGCGACGACGGCCAGATCCTCCGCGCCATGCAGCGCGCCGCCGGCAACGGCGGGCTGATCATGATGCACGCGGAGAACGGCATCGCCATCGACGTCCTCGTCGAACAGGCCCTCAAGGCGGGCAGGACCGACCCGCGCCACCACGGCGAGGTGCGCAGGGTCCTGCTGGAGGCCGAGGCCACGCACCGCGCCATCCAGCTCGCCCGGGTCGCCGGCAGCCCGCTGTACGTCGTGCACGTCTCCGCCGAGGAGGCCGTCGCCGAGCTGGCGCAGGCCCGCGACGCCGGCCTGCCCGTCTTCGGCGAGACCTGCCCGCAGTACCTGTTCCTGTCCACCGACAACCTCGCGGAACCGGACTTCGAGGGCGCCAAGTACGTCTGCTCCACCCCGCTGCGCCCCCGCGAGCACCAGGCCGCCCTCTGGCGCGGGCTGCGCACCGACGACCTCCAGGTCGTCTCCACCGACCACTGCCCGTTCTGCTTCACGGACCAGAAGGAGCTGGGCCGCGGCGACTTCTCCAAGATCCCCAACGGGCTGCCGGGCGTGGAGAACCGCATGGACCTCCTCCACCAGGCCGTGCTCGACGGGCACCTGACCCGCCGCCGCTGGATCGACATCGCCTGCGCCGCCCCCGCGCGGATGTTCGGCCTCTACCCCCGCAAGGGCACCATCGCCCCCGGCTCCGACGCCGACATCGTCATCTACGACCCCGGGGCCCGCCAGACGCTCTCCGCCGCCACGCACCACATGAACGTCGACTACTCGGCGTACGAGGGCAAGGAGATCACCGGCCGCGTCGAGACCGTGCTCTCCCGCGGCGAGACCGTCCTCGACGGGCGCGAGTTCACCGGCCACGCGGGACACGGCCAGTACATCCCGCGCGGCACCTGCCAGTTCCTCTAG
- a CDS encoding SapB/AmfS family lanthipeptide — MALLDLQALEAAEQTGGGDSSLSLLCGKHSSHSVLLCL, encoded by the coding sequence ATGGCGCTTCTCGACCTGCAGGCCCTCGAGGCAGCCGAGCAGACCGGCGGCGGCGACAGCAGCCTGAGCCTGCTGTGCGGCAAGCACAGCTCCCACAGCGTGCTGCTCTGCCTCTGA
- a CDS encoding ABC transporter ATP-binding protein, with protein MLGVALDRVLTDSPDAPRALALCAALTAAVILLDAAETVLNGVTTARTTAWLRRRLLGAALATEPRHAAGLDTGDLVTRATGNAAHAGAAPTAAASALGALLTPVGALVALAVIDPWLAVVLGVGTPVLVLLLRAFVRSAGDCVTRYQEAQAAIAARLAEALAGARTIAAAGTVGRERSRALGPLPELSRHGHRMWHVQGRATAQAAVVVPLLQLAVVAVAGLRLGAGRLSVGELLAAGRYAMLAGGIGVLVGHVNTLVRSRAAARRLTPVLRLPPIPYGPDTAPAPAAGGRLELRGVTVRRGGRTVLRGLDLTVPAGATVAVVGRSGAGKSLLAAVAGRLTDPDGGDVRLDGVPLAGLARTELRAAVAYAFARPALLGGTVAEALAYADARTPIAADRAVAAARAADADAFVRALPAGYATPAADVPLSGGELQRLGLARAFARDARLLIMDDALSGLDTATELRIERALLAPGGAPGSGSGADGRPRFGGGGGGGGGTDSGAEGGDAALRTRVRAARGSRLVVAHRAATAARADLVAWLDGGRVRALRPHTELCADPAYRALWDEEPPGA; from the coding sequence ATGCTCGGCGTCGCCCTGGACCGGGTGCTCACCGACTCGCCCGACGCCCCCCGCGCACTCGCCCTGTGCGCCGCACTGACCGCGGCGGTCATCCTGCTGGACGCCGCCGAGACCGTGCTCAACGGCGTCACCACCGCCCGCACCACCGCCTGGCTGCGCCGCCGTCTGCTGGGCGCCGCACTCGCCACCGAGCCGCGGCACGCCGCCGGGCTGGACACCGGCGACCTCGTCACCCGCGCCACCGGGAACGCCGCCCACGCCGGCGCCGCCCCCACCGCCGCCGCCTCCGCGCTCGGCGCGCTCCTCACCCCGGTCGGCGCGCTCGTCGCGCTGGCCGTCATCGATCCCTGGCTCGCCGTCGTCCTCGGCGTCGGCACGCCCGTACTCGTGCTCCTGCTGCGCGCGTTCGTCCGCAGCGCGGGCGACTGCGTGACCCGCTACCAGGAGGCGCAGGCCGCCATCGCCGCACGGCTGGCCGAGGCGCTGGCCGGCGCGCGGACGATCGCCGCCGCGGGCACCGTCGGCCGCGAGCGGAGCCGCGCGCTGGGCCCGTTGCCGGAGCTGAGCCGGCACGGCCACCGGATGTGGCACGTGCAGGGCCGCGCCACCGCGCAGGCGGCCGTCGTCGTGCCGCTGCTGCAACTCGCCGTCGTCGCCGTGGCCGGGCTGCGGCTGGGGGCGGGCCGGCTGAGCGTGGGCGAGTTGCTGGCGGCGGGCCGGTACGCGATGCTCGCCGGCGGCATCGGCGTCCTCGTGGGCCACGTCAACACCCTCGTACGCAGCCGGGCGGCGGCGCGCCGGCTGACCCCGGTGCTGCGGCTGCCCCCGATCCCGTACGGGCCGGACACCGCCCCGGCGCCGGCCGCCGGCGGCCGGCTGGAGCTGCGCGGGGTCACGGTGCGGCGCGGCGGGCGGACCGTGCTGCGCGGGCTGGACCTGACGGTGCCCGCGGGCGCGACGGTCGCGGTGGTGGGGCGCTCGGGTGCCGGCAAGTCGCTGCTCGCCGCGGTGGCGGGGCGGCTCACCGACCCGGACGGGGGCGACGTCCGCCTCGACGGCGTGCCGCTGGCCGGCCTGGCGCGCACGGAGCTGCGGGCGGCGGTGGCGTACGCGTTCGCGCGCCCGGCGCTGCTCGGCGGCACGGTCGCCGAGGCCCTCGCGTACGCCGACGCCCGCACCCCGATCGCGGCCGACCGCGCGGTCGCGGCGGCGCGGGCCGCCGACGCGGACGCGTTCGTACGCGCCCTGCCCGCCGGCTACGCCACCCCCGCCGCGGACGTGCCGCTGTCCGGGGGCGAGCTGCAACGCCTGGGCCTGGCCCGCGCCTTCGCCCGCGACGCGCGGCTGCTGATCATGGATGACGCGCTCTCCGGCCTCGACACCGCCACCGAACTCCGCATCGAGCGGGCGCTGCTGGCGCCCGGCGGCGCGCCGGGGTCCGGGAGCGGTGCGGACGGCCGCCCGCGCTTCGGCGGTGGAGGTGGCGGCGGTGGCGGTACGGACAGTGGTGCCGAGGGGGGTGACGCCGCTCTCCGTACCCGCGTCCGCGCTGCGCGCGGGAGCCGGCTGGTCGTGGCGCACCGGGCGGCCACGGCGGCGCGCGCCGACCTCGTTGCGTGGCTGGACGGCGGCCGGGTCCGCGCTCTGCGTCCACACACGGAGCTGTGCGCCGACCCCGCGTACCGCGCCCTGTGGGACGAGGAGCCGCCCGGTGCGTGA
- the lanKC gene encoding class III lanthionine synthetase LanKC, giving the protein MDKRYEAFCLADEYFYETPDRLTDAADAAAGHFPVARRETPEGWIDAWSGDWRQLQPLEDRDWPEQGWKIHVSARLDNADRVGTHIWDYCVPRGIPFKFVPGKQLLYLRNSKYASRTISGKFATIYPGDDDMLHAVLRELGGQLADEEGPYILTDLRWRNGPLHVRYGGFAPRYCVGADGALVPAVEGPDGTLIPDRKDPAFSVPDWVELPGFLAPELAARNATTTTGLPYRIERALHFSNGGGVYAGTDLRDGAQVVLKEARPHAGLAADGADAVARLEREKSALERLTGLGVAPGVRDWFELGGHRFLVMDFLPGRTLNSFFAERHPLLAARPDPAEVASYTRWAVRVHGAVERAVAAVHGRGLVFNDLHMFNIMVAPDEDDPSVALVDFEAAAPVAAGPRQIVAHPGYVAPADREGFAIDRYALACLRIALFLPMTTLLAVDRRKAAHLAGIAAEQFPELPEEFLREAVEEIAGGPAAVTAAAGASRAATTAARSGARAAEPLLPAEPHDWPRSRAAMARALATSATPGRDDRVFPGDVAQFNDGGGLGLSFGAAGVLYALAEAGAPRSQAGEEWLLKQTAAPPRGTPFGLYDGLLGVAYVLERLGHGKRALDLTAQVLAENWHSLASHLHGGLAGAGLVLDHLATACGEPSLHDHALRAATLLTERLAAADARPSEGSAGPQPGRGGERAGLLHGWTGPALFFLRLHERTGDPALLDAAARALRRDLDRCRVDRTGGLVVDEGHRTMPYLGDGSAGIATVLDDYLAHRDDPDLAEARTAVLPAVRMRYYAQPGLFQGRAGMLLHLARTATPGVRPGDLAAQAAALSWYALPYGNGLAFPGDQMMRLSMDLATGTAGCLLALAAAQPGSGAGLPFLSPAHRRGRQADRPRDGAGACAPSGKSQQ; this is encoded by the coding sequence ATGGACAAGCGATACGAGGCGTTCTGCCTGGCCGACGAGTATTTCTACGAAACTCCGGACCGACTGACAGACGCCGCCGACGCGGCGGCCGGGCACTTTCCCGTCGCCCGCCGCGAGACCCCCGAGGGGTGGATCGACGCGTGGTCCGGCGACTGGCGCCAGTTGCAGCCGCTGGAGGATCGTGACTGGCCGGAGCAGGGCTGGAAGATCCACGTCTCGGCCCGCCTCGACAACGCCGACCGGGTCGGCACGCATATCTGGGATTACTGCGTGCCGCGCGGCATTCCCTTCAAGTTCGTACCGGGAAAACAACTCCTCTATCTCCGCAACTCGAAATACGCCAGCCGCACGATCAGCGGAAAGTTCGCCACGATCTACCCCGGCGACGACGACATGCTGCACGCCGTGTTGCGGGAACTCGGCGGGCAACTCGCCGATGAGGAGGGCCCGTACATCCTCACCGATCTGCGCTGGCGGAACGGGCCGCTGCACGTGCGCTACGGCGGCTTCGCGCCGCGCTACTGCGTCGGCGCCGACGGGGCGCTGGTGCCGGCCGTCGAGGGACCGGACGGCACGCTGATCCCCGACCGCAAGGACCCGGCGTTCAGCGTGCCCGACTGGGTGGAGCTGCCCGGATTCCTCGCGCCGGAACTGGCCGCGCGCAACGCCACGACGACCACCGGCCTGCCGTACCGCATCGAGCGTGCCCTGCACTTCTCCAACGGCGGCGGCGTCTACGCGGGCACCGACCTGCGCGACGGCGCGCAGGTCGTGCTCAAGGAGGCCCGGCCGCACGCCGGGCTCGCCGCCGACGGCGCCGACGCGGTGGCCCGGCTGGAGCGGGAGAAGTCCGCGCTGGAGCGGCTGACCGGGCTGGGCGTCGCGCCGGGCGTCCGCGACTGGTTCGAGCTGGGCGGGCACCGCTTCCTGGTCATGGACTTCCTGCCCGGGCGGACCCTCAACTCCTTCTTCGCCGAGCGGCACCCGCTGCTGGCCGCCCGGCCGGACCCGGCCGAGGTGGCGTCGTACACCCGCTGGGCGGTGCGGGTGCACGGGGCGGTGGAGCGGGCCGTCGCCGCGGTGCACGGGCGGGGGCTGGTCTTCAACGACCTGCACATGTTCAACATCATGGTCGCGCCCGACGAGGACGACCCCTCGGTGGCGCTGGTCGACTTCGAGGCGGCGGCGCCGGTGGCGGCCGGGCCGCGGCAGATCGTGGCGCATCCCGGGTACGTCGCGCCGGCCGACCGCGAGGGCTTCGCGATCGACCGCTACGCGCTGGCCTGCCTGCGGATCGCGCTGTTCCTGCCGATGACGACGCTGCTGGCCGTCGACCGGCGCAAGGCGGCGCACCTGGCCGGGATCGCGGCGGAGCAGTTCCCGGAGCTGCCGGAGGAGTTCCTGCGGGAGGCGGTCGAGGAGATCGCCGGCGGACCGGCCGCGGTCACAGCCGCCGCCGGGGCGTCCCGGGCCGCCACGACGGCGGCGAGATCCGGCGCGAGGGCCGCCGAGCCGCTGTTGCCGGCCGAGCCCCACGACTGGCCGCGCAGCCGCGCGGCCATGGCCCGGGCGCTGGCCACCTCCGCGACCCCCGGGCGCGACGACCGCGTCTTCCCCGGCGACGTCGCCCAGTTCAACGACGGCGGCGGCCTCGGGCTGTCCTTCGGCGCCGCGGGCGTGCTGTACGCACTGGCCGAGGCCGGCGCGCCACGCAGCCAGGCCGGGGAGGAGTGGCTGCTGAAGCAGACCGCGGCACCGCCGCGCGGCACGCCGTTCGGGCTGTACGACGGGCTGCTCGGCGTGGCGTACGTCCTGGAGCGGCTCGGGCACGGCAAGCGGGCCCTCGACCTCACCGCGCAGGTGCTCGCCGAGAACTGGCACAGCCTTGCCTCGCACCTGCACGGCGGGCTCGCCGGCGCCGGGCTGGTGCTCGACCACCTCGCGACCGCCTGCGGCGAGCCGTCCCTGCACGACCACGCCCTGCGCGCCGCGACGCTGCTGACCGAGCGGCTCGCCGCGGCGGACGCCCGGCCGTCCGAGGGCTCGGCCGGTCCGCAGCCGGGCCGGGGCGGCGAGCGCGCCGGTCTGCTGCACGGCTGGACCGGCCCGGCGCTGTTCTTCCTCCGGCTCCATGAGCGCACCGGCGACCCCGCCCTGCTGGACGCCGCCGCCCGCGCGCTCCGCCGCGACCTCGACCGCTGCCGGGTCGACCGCACCGGCGGCCTCGTCGTCGACGAGGGCCACCGCACCATGCCGTACCTCGGCGACGGCAGCGCGGGCATCGCGACCGTGCTCGACGACTACCTCGCGCACCGCGACGACCCGGACCTCGCCGAGGCGCGCACCGCGGTGCTGCCCGCCGTCCGCATGCGCTACTACGCCCAACCCGGCCTGTTCCAGGGGCGGGCCGGGATGCTGCTGCACCTCGCCCGCACCGCGACCCCCGGCGTACGCCCCGGGGATCTCGCCGCCCAGGCCGCCGCGCTCTCCTGGTACGCCCTGCCGTACGGCAACGGGCTCGCCTTCCCCGGCGACCAGATGATGCGGCTGTCCATGGACCTGGCCACCGGAACCGCCGGCTGCCTGCTCGCGCTCGCCGCGGCGCAGCCCGGGAGCGGCGCCGGCCTGCCCTTCCTGTCGCCCGCGCACCGGCGCGGACGCCAGGCGGACCGGCCCCGTGACGGGGCCGGAGCATGTGCACCATCCGGCAAGTCCCAGCAGTAA